ACGAGGCATCGAATACGACCGGGAGTTCGCGCCCCGGGTCGGGGTGCGCGCGCGCTTTCGCGATGCCGGGCACATCCTCGGTTCGGCCATCATCGAAGTCTGGGTCACCGAGTACGGCTACCCGACAAAACTGGTATTCAGCGGCGACCTTGGCCAGCCGGGACGCCCGATATTGCGCGACCCGACACCCATCGAGGACGCCGACATCCTCGTCATCGAGTCCACCTATGGCAACCGCCAGCACAAGGACTTTTCGGCAACCGAAGAGGAGATGATCGGCATCGTCGAGAAAACCCTGTTCGAACGCGGTGGCAACGTCATCGTGCCGGCCTTCGCGGTCGGTCGAACCCAGGAAGTCCTGTACCACCTGCACCGTCTCACCAGCGAGGGGCGGCTGCGGCAACCGAGGGTATTCGTTGATTCGCCGATGGCCACGGAAGCCACGCGCATCACGCGCGAGCACCTTGAGCTGTTCGACGAGCAGGCCAAGCGCTTGGCCGGGTGGCACGCGCGCGGCGAAAACCTGCCGTATCTGCATTTCACGGAAAGCGCCGACGAATCCATGGCGCTGAACCAGATTCGTTCGGGCGCGATCATCATTTCCGCCAGCGGTATGTGCGACGCGGGACGCATCCGGCACCACCTGCGCCACAATTTGCCGCGCAAGGAATGCAGCGTCCTGTTCTCCGGCTTTCAGGCGCAGGGAACACTGGGCCGCCAACTGGTCGATGGCGCGGCGCGCGTGCGCATCTTCGGCGACGACATTCCGGTGCGCGCGGCGATCCACAGTGTCGATGGGCTCTCGGCGCACGCCGACCAACCAGCCCTGATGGCCTGGGCCCGAGGCTTCAAGCAAGCCCCCGAGCAAACCTTTGTAGTGCATGGGGAGCCGTCCGCCGCGCAGGCTTTGGCGGAACTCCTGCAACAGCAGCTTGGCTGGCAGGTCTCGGTGCCCGAGCGCGGCCGGGTCGTTCCGTGGCCGGATTTTCTGGTGGTCGAGCGATGACACCGCCCGCTGATCCTGACGAGCGCCTGCGCGCCATCCTCGATTCACCCACATACCGCCTTGCGTATGAAGACATCGATTTGCTTGGCCAGGACGATCTGCGCCCGCTGCGTCTCCAACTCGAACTGCTCAAGCCCGAACGCATCTTGCGTGAGCAAGGCGTGCATTCGACCGTGGTGGTGTTTGGCAGTGCGCGCGTAAGCGATGCTGCCACTGCACGCGACCGGCTCGCTGTGCTGGAGCAGCGAGCGGGCACCATGCCAGGGAATTCGACGCTTGGGCGGGAACTAGTCTTGGCCCGTCGCCGCGTGGAACAGGCACGCTATTACGAAGAGGCACAGCGCTTCGCTCAACTGATCTCTGCTCGTTTCCAGCAGGAGGGACGATGCGATTTCGTCGTCATCACCGGTGGCGGCCCCGGCATCATGGAGGCAGCCAATCGCGGTGCTTTCGATGCCGGGGCTCGCTCGATCGGCCTCAACATCACGTTGCCGCACGAACAAGCGCCGAACCCCTACATGTGTCCGGAGCTGGCGTTCCGGTTCCACTATTTCGCGCTGCGCAAAATGCATTTCTTGCTGCATGCGAAAGGTCTGGTGGCCTTCCCCGGTGGCTATGGAACGCTCGACGAACTGTTCGAGGTGCTGACCCTGATCCAGACCGGGAAGATGCAACGGATTCCGGTGGTTCTTGTCGGTCGCGACTTCTGGAGCCGAGCCGTTGATTTCGATCTTCTGCTCGACGAAGGCTACGTATCGCCGTCCGATCTCGACTTGTTTACCTGCGTCGACAAAGCCGAGGAAATCATGGGTGCCTTGGAACGCTTTTACGTCGATAGGGCAACAGATGGCGCGCCATCATGATGCGCATCGGCAGCCTTCACGCGCGGCTGTCCAAGGCCAATGCGCAATGGTCGATGCGCAGTATCACGCCGCTGATTGCGTGCGCGGTACTCGGCTCGACTGCCGCCCGTGGCGCGGAGCCCGCATCCTCGGATGGTATTTCCCGCTGCCTGCCAGAGCACGCCTTGCACTGGAGAGGTGGAACCCTGCGCCTGGAGAACGATTTGTTCACGGGCACCGACCGCAACTACACCAACGGTGTGGCGCTGAGCGTGGTTTCGCGCGATCTGCAAGGCGCGCTCCGCCCGGAGTGTCTGCCCCAACCGATTGCCTGGTACACCCGCTTCATCGGCTGGGCTGATCCCGAGTTCTGGCGCGACTCTGGCGCCCAATCGGCATCGCAAAACATCGTCGTGCGCTTCGGCCAGTCCATGTACACGCCCGAGGACAAGACGCGCACCGATCTGATTTCCGACGATCGCCCGTACGCCGGCCTGCTGTACCTGGGTTTGGCATGGAATCACCGCGTCCACCCACAGGCCGCCAGCTATGAAATGCTTGACGTGCGCGAACTGACCCTGGGCGTGATTGGCCCCTGGTCGTTGGCGGAGCAATCGCAGGATCTGGTGCATCGGGTGCGGGGCATCGATCGTTTTCGCGGCTGGGACAACCAGTTGCGCAACGAACCCGCGTTCCAGATGGCGATGGAGCGCAAGTTCAAGTCGTACACAGAGGGTGCCGTCCGGCCGGGGTGGAGCGGCGACGTGATCGGCAGCTATGCCCTGCGGATCGGAAACATCGAAACCGCAGCCAGCACCGGCATGGAATTGCGTGCGGGCTGGAACATTCCGAACGACTTCGGCAGCTATCCGATTCGGCCCGGCGCGGAGAATCGCCCGCCCTCGGGCGTTTCCGACCTGCGCAGAACAGAGCCTCAATCAGCGCGCGCGCCCAAACCCGGAGCGCATGCATTCCTGAATCTGGAGGCCAAAGCCGTTGCCTGGGATTTCTCGCTCGACGGGAATCTGTTTCGGCACAGCCATCACGTCAGTCGACGACCCTGGGTCGCTCAGGCAGCCATTGGCATCAGCAGCCAATGGATTGTTGCCGGGCATGGCGTGCGGCTTGCCGGGATGCGCGTCTGGAGAACCCGCGAGTTCGACCAGCAGATCGGCCATCACGCCTTCGGATCGATTGCGTTGAGCATGGAATTTTGAAATCCCGAAGCCATGCGCCCGCCTGCGAAGCATTCACCAACAACCTCCATGGAGAATCCCGTGAGTCATCTATTGAACCCTCGACAGCTTTTGACGATCACGTTGTCAGTAGCCTTGGCCACCGTTGCCACGGGACTGAGCGCGCAGTCCGCTGACGCTGCAAAGCCGATGGCGCTGCGCAGCGTCATGGAGAGACTTGGCCGTGACATGCAAGCCGTCACCGGTGCGATTTCCAAGGAGGAATGGACACTGGTCGCCGAGCTGGCGCCCAAAATCGCCAAGCATGCCGAGCCACCTCTGGGCGAAAAAATGCGCATTCTTGGCTGGCTTGGCACGGATGCCGGGAAATTTCGGGGTTTCGACGGGCAGGTCCAGGACGCTGCGAGCGCCATGGGGGATGCCGCCAAGCGCGGCGACGGCCAGGCCGTTATCGCCGCATTCTCCAAGACACAACAAAGCTGCCTCGCTTGTCACCAAAGCTTCCGACAATCGTTCGTGGAACAGTTTTATGGGAGTCGCTGACACGCATTTGTCCCAGGCCGGTTTGTATGGGGCATCACGATGAGCAACTCCCAGCCGAGCCTCATCCTGGTGCTCAATTGCGGCTCCTCAAGCATCAAGTTCGCCTTGTTCGATGCACAGGTGCGCCCGTTGCCGCGCGAGCCGCTCTGGCACGGCAAGGTGCAAGGGATTGCTGGGCCCGCGCCTGAGTACAGCGACAGTGGCACTGCACAGCAGCGCATCCATCTGGATCACGAACACCCTCACACCGCCGCTCTGGCGCTGATTCAAGCGCGCATCGTGGCCCGACTCGATGGCCGCCGCATTGTGGCCATCGCGCATCGTGTCGTCCATGGCGGCAGCAGGTACTTCGAGCCAACCGTGGTGACCGATGGCTCCATCGCGGAGCTGCGGGCCTTGATTCCTTTGGCGCCGTTGCACCAACCCTTTCCCCTGAAGGCCATGAGTTTGCTGTTCGAGCAGTGGCCCGGAATTGTTCAGGTAGCGTGCTTCGATACAGCCTTTCACCGCACGGCGCCGAAGGTGGAGCAGATCCTGCCGCTGCCGTACTCGGCCTGGGAACGCGGTCTGCGCCGCTACGGCTTTCACGGCCTTTCATACGACTACATGAACCACGTCCTGCCCGAGCGCCACGGTGATCTGGCACGCGGCCGCACCATCGTCGCGCACCTCGGCAGCGGGGCCAGCCTGTGCGCGATGCAGAACCTGCAAAGCATCGCCACCACGATGGGATTTTCCGCGCTCGACGGCCTGATGATGGGCACCCGTACCGGCTCGCTCGATCCGGGCGCCCTGCTCTACCTGATGGAGATCGAAAAGCTCTCACTGGAAGAAGTAGGCCGCACGCTCTACAACCAGTCCGGCCTGCTCGGTGTTTCCGGGATTTCGGCCGAGCCGCGCGTGGTGGTGAAGCACGAGAGCGATTCCGGCGAAGTCGGCGAACGCGCCCGCATCGCGTTGGCGCTCTACGTGCGCCGTATCGTGCGGGAGATTGGCGCACTGATCGCAGTCATTGGCGGCCTGGATCTGCTCGTGTTCACTGCCGGTGTCGGTGAGCACAACGCCTTCGTGCGCGAGCGCGTCTGCCGCGACCTGGCATTTATCGGCATCAAGCTGGATGCCGATGCCAACGCCATCGATGCCCCGGTTATCTCCACCACCGACAGCCGGGTGCTGGCCGCGGTGGAGCCTACCAACGAGGAATGGATCACAGCGCGCTATACGCAGGATTTGATAGGCGGCGCGTGATGTCCCAGCCAGGCCGAGCGCGCTCAACTCAACTGACTCTGTAGCCACGCAGGGATTCATCGACATCAAAGAGGGGAAATCGCATGACCACCGCTTCCACCATCCGCCAGTGCTGGCTTGCCGGGCACGGCCCCATCGTCCATCGCGACGAGACCATCAAACGCATGGAAACCCTGGTGACCCGTTTGATCGTCGAGGGCCGTGTTGCCGACGAGACGACGGCCTACACCCTGCTTGCCGCCGCCGACCGCCTGAGCTGCGTGGCCATGAACGTGGTCGCGCACATGACCTATGCGCGCCGCATCGATCTTTCCGGCGCGGCGCTGTCAGCCGAGGACTTCAAGCCCACGCCCGAAGGCCACACCGGCGGCTCGCTGAATATGGTGCAGGCCTTCGTCGGCTACCTGCTGGCCAACGCGCTCACCGGCAGCACACGCGGCTGGATCATGGGCCAGGGCCATTGTGTCGCCGCCATCGAAGCCGTCAATGTGCTGACCGGCGATGTCTCGCCCGCGCAGCGGGGCCGCTACGACCGCAGCGAGCAAGGCCTGTCGCGCCTGTGTGCCGATTTCTATTCCTATGCCATCGATGCGCAGGGCCGCCCGGCCGTGCCGCTGGGCAGCCATGCCGGCCCCAACACCGCCGGTGCCGTGTCCGAAGGCGGCTACCTCGGCTTTGCCGAACTGCAGTACATCCACATGCCGCTGCCTGGCGAATCGCTGGTCGCCTTCCTCAGTGACGGCGCCTTCGAGGAGCAGCGTGGCCCGGACTGGGCGCCGCGTTGGTGGCGCGCGCAAGACAGCGGCTTCGCTGTACCGGTGATGATCCTCAACGGCCGCCGCATCGAGCAACGTACCCAGATCATGCAGGAAGGGGGTGCGCAATGGCTGGCCGACGACGTGCGCCACAACGGCTTCGACCCGGTGATCGTCGATGGCCGCGACCCGGCCGCGATCGCCTGGGCAATCGTCGAAGCCGAGGGCGCGCTGCGTGCGTTTGCCGCCGATCCGGATCGCCGCTATCCGGCGCCTCTGCCCTACGTGATCGCCGAGACCGAGAAGGGCTTCGGCTT
This portion of the Comamonas flocculans genome encodes:
- a CDS encoding MBL fold metallo-hydrolase RNA specificity domain-containing protein; translated protein: MKLKFLGAAREVTGSCFLVEAAGLRFLVDCGMVQGGSAAAARNREPFPFDPAAIDFVLLTHAHIDHSGLLPKLTRAGFKGAIYTTPATVDLLGVMLPDSAHIQESDAKRSAKRFRGKDPLPPLYTLQDARECLQQVRGIEYDREFAPRVGVRARFRDAGHILGSAIIEVWVTEYGYPTKLVFSGDLGQPGRPILRDPTPIEDADILVIESTYGNRQHKDFSATEEEMIGIVEKTLFERGGNVIVPAFAVGRTQEVLYHLHRLTSEGRLRQPRVFVDSPMATEATRITREHLELFDEQAKRLAGWHARGENLPYLHFTESADESMALNQIRSGAIIISASGMCDAGRIRHHLRHNLPRKECSVLFSGFQAQGTLGRQLVDGAARVRIFGDDIPVRAAIHSVDGLSAHADQPALMAWARGFKQAPEQTFVVHGEPSAAQALAELLQQQLGWQVSVPERGRVVPWPDFLVVER
- a CDS encoding TIGR00730 family Rossman fold protein, whose protein sequence is MTPPADPDERLRAILDSPTYRLAYEDIDLLGQDDLRPLRLQLELLKPERILREQGVHSTVVVFGSARVSDAATARDRLAVLEQRAGTMPGNSTLGRELVLARRRVEQARYYEEAQRFAQLISARFQQEGRCDFVVITGGGPGIMEAANRGAFDAGARSIGLNITLPHEQAPNPYMCPELAFRFHYFALRKMHFLLHAKGLVAFPGGYGTLDELFEVLTLIQTGKMQRIPVVLVGRDFWSRAVDFDLLLDEGYVSPSDLDLFTCVDKAEEIMGALERFYVDRATDGAPS
- a CDS encoding lipid A deacylase LpxR family protein; translation: MMRIGSLHARLSKANAQWSMRSITPLIACAVLGSTAARGAEPASSDGISRCLPEHALHWRGGTLRLENDLFTGTDRNYTNGVALSVVSRDLQGALRPECLPQPIAWYTRFIGWADPEFWRDSGAQSASQNIVVRFGQSMYTPEDKTRTDLISDDRPYAGLLYLGLAWNHRVHPQAASYEMLDVRELTLGVIGPWSLAEQSQDLVHRVRGIDRFRGWDNQLRNEPAFQMAMERKFKSYTEGAVRPGWSGDVIGSYALRIGNIETAASTGMELRAGWNIPNDFGSYPIRPGAENRPPSGVSDLRRTEPQSARAPKPGAHAFLNLEAKAVAWDFSLDGNLFRHSHHVSRRPWVAQAAIGISSQWIVAGHGVRLAGMRVWRTREFDQQIGHHAFGSIALSMEF
- a CDS encoding cytochrome c: MENPVSHLLNPRQLLTITLSVALATVATGLSAQSADAAKPMALRSVMERLGRDMQAVTGAISKEEWTLVAELAPKIAKHAEPPLGEKMRILGWLGTDAGKFRGFDGQVQDAASAMGDAAKRGDGQAVIAAFSKTQQSCLACHQSFRQSFVEQFYGSR
- a CDS encoding acetate/propionate family kinase, with the protein product MSNSQPSLILVLNCGSSSIKFALFDAQVRPLPREPLWHGKVQGIAGPAPEYSDSGTAQQRIHLDHEHPHTAALALIQARIVARLDGRRIVAIAHRVVHGGSRYFEPTVVTDGSIAELRALIPLAPLHQPFPLKAMSLLFEQWPGIVQVACFDTAFHRTAPKVEQILPLPYSAWERGLRRYGFHGLSYDYMNHVLPERHGDLARGRTIVAHLGSGASLCAMQNLQSIATTMGFSALDGLMMGTRTGSLDPGALLYLMEIEKLSLEEVGRTLYNQSGLLGVSGISAEPRVVVKHESDSGEVGERARIALALYVRRIVREIGALIAVIGGLDLLVFTAGVGEHNAFVRERVCRDLAFIGIKLDADANAIDAPVISTTDSRVLAAVEPTNEEWITARYTQDLIGGA